The Deinococcus ruber genomic interval AGACAAACGCTCAGGGGGCGACGTGGCTGAGCGGTCAGACGGCTGGGCGTTCCATTTCCATCGACGATTTCTACGTCGCTAGGCCATCGGATTCGGCTCAGACCCTCAACAATCAGCTGTCGCAGGGCAATAATCTGCTGCTGACCCCAGGCGTGTACAACATCGGCAGCACCCTCAAGATCAAGCGGGCCAATACCGTGGTGCTGGGCATGGGTGTCGCCACCATCGTGCCTCAGAATGGCGTGGTCGCGATGTCGGTCGCCGACGTTCCGGGTGTGGATATCGCTGGCCTGATGTTCGACGCTGGCCCGGTCAATTCACCGGTTCTGTTGCAGGTGGGCAGCCAGCGGGAACGCGACGAGCACGCAAAAAGTGAGCGGCACGACGGAAGCTATGGGACGCCCACCGCCCTTCAGGACGTATTTTTCCGGATTGGCGGCGCACAGGCGGGCAAGGCGACACTCAGCCTTGAAGTCAATACCGACAACACCATTCTGGATGACATCTGGGCGTGGCGGGCCGATCACGGAGAAGGCGTCGGCTGGACCGTCAACACCGCCGATACCGGTCTGATTGTGAATGGCGACAATGTGACCGCGACCGGCCTGTTTGTCGAGCACTACCAGAAAAACGAAGTGATCTGGAAAGGTGAAAACGGCAAGACCATCTTCTTTCAGAACGAGATGCCCTATGACGCCCCCAATCAGGCCGCCTGGAAACACGGCAATGTGCTGGGATATGCGGGCTATCTGGTGGCCAACTCGGTGAAGGTCCATGAGGGCTGGGGCATGGGCAGCTATATCTTTACCAACGTCGATCCGACGATTCATGCGTCACACGGATTCGAGGTGCCCACGGTGCCCGGCGTCAGGATGCATGATCTGTTGACCGTCGAACTGGGAGCTGGAACCATCGATCACGTCATCAACTCGACTGGCAACGCCGTGACAAGTGCGGCTGTCGGCGTTCCCAGCACGGTTGTCAGCTACCCCTGATCGGTACGCCGCTCAGACGGTCTGTCTTGTAGGTGCTCAGAGAGGAAGCTGAAAGACAGGGCGTGCGTGACGCCGCATCCTGGACTAGCAACCGGGGCCAGAACAAGGGTGAGCCGCCCAGTTCTGGCCCCGGTTTTTTGCGTCACCTTCCTCTGTGAATTTGGCATAGAGCAGACAGCAGGCGGCGCAGCACGTTCGCCCACGTCACCGCACCGGCACGCTTGGCGTCGGCAGCTTTGGCATCAGAACTGACCCGAAAATGGGCCGCTGAACTGGTCATTAAGTTCAGGCATGGGCAACTGAGATTGTGCAGCCGCACGGAACCGCTAGCATGGCGTTCACTGGGCAACAGGACGAGAGCTTTTCTCGCTTCTGAACGCCGGAATCGCTCTTCCGACACTCAGCATGCTCCCGGTGTTGGTGCGCCTTATGTCATTCCAGGAGATCTGTGTCTAATCCGTCCAAACCGCCCACGCCTTTCAGCCGCGCCATTGGGCAGTCTCGCTTTATCGTGCTGCTGGCGGTCATTTCAGTCCTTCTGGTTGCTATCGCTCTGTTCCTGTTGGGCGTCCTTCAGGCGCTCTCCGGAATCTGGGACGCTGTGCAGGCTGTTGCCAGCGGTCATTTCGCCGCGACCAGCCTGACCATTCAGTTTCTGGAGATCGTCAGCACCATGCTCAAGGCGGTGGTGTTTTACATCATCGGCGTCGGGCTTTACAGCCTGTTCATCGCGCCTCTGAATCTGACGGTCAGCCTGGGCGTCGAAACGCTCAACGACCTCGAAGACAAGATCGTCAGCGTCGTGATCGTTATTTTGGCGGTAACTTTTCTCGAACACTTCGTTCACTGGGACGAACCGCTGCAAACGCTGGAGTTCGGAGCGGCACTGGCGCTGGTCGTGGGGTCACTGGTGTTCTTCCAGCGCTACAGCCATCAGGCCAAAGAAGCCCAGCAGGACAGGGCACCCGCTGTAACGGCACGTGCGCGGCAGCAACTTTTCGAGGAAGACACCGAGCAGCAGTCCATTCCTGTCGATCCATCACAGGAGGGCGAAAGCTCGTCGTGAAGGGCAGGAACGTTACTCGCCAGTGCCGAGGTTCCGCAGTTCTGCAAAGGGTGGCTCTGCCCCAACATCAGCATTGATCTGAATCTCCTGCGGTCACAAAAGACAGAAGAACGCCACGGCTATGGGCGTTCTTCTGTCTTTTGATACAGGGGTTTGCTGATCTTCCGCACCAACAGCAACCCCTGTTTTCAGGGTGCCATCGGTGCTCCTACCTCAACTTTTTGCCAGGAAACGGGAGTCGGCGGCGATTACCAGCCGCTGCCCTTGACACGTGCCAGGTCGGCGGCAAGCTGGCGCACAGCATCGGCACCTTTGGCCTTGCCGATCAGCACGCTCGTCACAGCATTGCCGAAATCCTGCGAGACCTGGTTGTACTTGGTCTTGGTTGCGGCAGACGGGCGCGGCACGGCAGCTGCAAACACGTTGTACAGGGTACCGAAGAAGGGGTTGACCTTCAGCACGTCCTTGTCTTTGTACAGGCTCATGACGGTGGGCTGATAAGACCCCTCGACGGCGCGGATCTTCTGCTCTTCTGGCCCGGTGAGGTAGCGCACCAGGTCGATGGAGGCAGCAATGTTTTTTCCGTACTTGTTGACACCCAGATTCCAGCCACCCAGTGCAGCAGCGGCACCGTTCCCGCCAGTCGGCAGCGGGGCAGCGCCGATCAGACCCTTGACCTTGCTGTCGGCGCTCTGGCCGAGTGCCCAGGCATAGGGCCAGTTCCGCATAAAGACCGCATTGCCCGACTGGAAGATGCCGCGTGCTTCTTCTTCCTGATACGTCGTGACGCCCCTGGGGCTGATTGAACCGATCCAGCTTGCGGCGGTATCGAGGGCTTTGGCAGCCTGCGCGTTGTTGATGGTGATGTTTCCGTTGGTATCAACGATCGTTCCGCCGCCGAAGCTCTTGATCCACTCAAGTGCGTCGCAGGTCAGACCCTCGTAATTCTTGCCCTGGAATACGAAGCCGGTAAACGCCTTGTTGGTCTGTTGCTCGCCTGCCTGGATTTTGGCGGCCATGCTCGCCAGTTCGGCCCAGGTGGTCGGGGGCTTGCTGTAGCCGTACTTCTTCAGCAGATCGGTGCGGTAGTACAGCATGCCCGCGTCGGTAAACCAGGGCATTGCGACCTGTTTTCCATCGAACTGATCGGCCTGAATGATGCCCGGGAAGTGCTGAGCGATATCGGTCGCGGGGATTTTGCCTTTCAGATCGACAAAGTGCTGTCCGACCAGGCCGGGCCAGATGATATCGAGCTGATACAC includes:
- a CDS encoding adenylyl cyclase; this encodes MKSDDQASVPLATGSRRFYSSRTKNSGGFLAVSAALTMLLAACGQEAQTPTSATNTLEALSAQKGHATDLGPNVKIFDPSMATADIQAAVDAVATQQLSNQFGKQRYSLLFKPGTYGSAEHPLIIQVGYYTEVAGLGANPTDVVINGHVDAYNQCDASGCIALNNFWRSVSNLTISVKGLTGCQASANFWAVSQASPMRRVNVTGGNLSLMDYCSAGPQYASGGFIADSQTGFVINGSQQQFLVRNSNIGGWSNGVWNQVFAGVVGAPPQSFGGSDPYTTLAQNPVSREKPYLYQDTNGRYRVFVPDAQTNAQGATWLSGQTAGRSISIDDFYVARPSDSAQTLNNQLSQGNNLLLTPGVYNIGSTLKIKRANTVVLGMGVATIVPQNGVVAMSVADVPGVDIAGLMFDAGPVNSPVLLQVGSQRERDEHAKSERHDGSYGTPTALQDVFFRIGGAQAGKATLSLEVNTDNTILDDIWAWRADHGEGVGWTVNTADTGLIVNGDNVTATGLFVEHYQKNEVIWKGENGKTIFFQNEMPYDAPNQAAWKHGNVLGYAGYLVANSVKVHEGWGMGSYIFTNVDPTIHASHGFEVPTVPGVRMHDLLTVELGAGTIDHVINSTGNAVTSAAVGVPSTVVSYP
- a CDS encoding YqhA family protein yields the protein MSNPSKPPTPFSRAIGQSRFIVLLAVISVLLVAIALFLLGVLQALSGIWDAVQAVASGHFAATSLTIQFLEIVSTMLKAVVFYIIGVGLYSLFIAPLNLTVSLGVETLNDLEDKIVSVVIVILAVTFLEHFVHWDEPLQTLEFGAALALVVGSLVFFQRYSHQAKEAQQDRAPAVTARARQQLFEEDTEQQSIPVDPSQEGESSS
- a CDS encoding ABC transporter substrate-binding protein, whose translation is MKYLLMTIGLTSALAVSGAASAVNITLDCGPAGAGFNICKAGAERWAKKTGNTVTPYETPNSSNDHLGIIQQQLAAKSGDIDVYQLDIIWPGLVGQHFVDLKGKIPATDIAQHFPGIIQADQFDGKQVAMPWFTDAGMLYYRTDLLKKYGYSKPPTTWAELASMAAKIQAGEQQTNKAFTGFVFQGKNYEGLTCDALEWIKSFGGGTIVDTNGNITINNAQAAKALDTAASWIGSISPRGVTTYQEEEARGIFQSGNAVFMRNWPYAWALGQSADSKVKGLIGAAPLPTGGNGAAAALGGWNLGVNKYGKNIAASIDLVRYLTGPEEQKIRAVEGSYQPTVMSLYKDKDVLKVNPFFGTLYNVFAAAVPRPSAATKTKYNQVSQDFGNAVTSVLIGKAKGADAVRQLAADLARVKGSGW